From the Serratia nematodiphila DZ0503SBS1 genome, one window contains:
- a CDS encoding DUF2534 family protein: MLNLIRRLHFYIGLLVAPFILVAALTGTLYVLTPQLEEALYRDALFTEPHGQARSLADQIAAARRVAGAETRIYAVRPAPGATDTTRVQFVGADLGASESRALFVDPYTLAIKGDMTVYGTSGVLPLRTWLDKLHSSLLLGDMGRNYSELAASWLWVAALGGVALWLATRPKRKLKRAKGRFAANRHWHITLGVALLAGLLFFSATGLTWSQWAGGNIDALRANLGWLTPQVNASLQADAPQTPADPHAEHRGMMPGMKMNPAAQANALNGDWDRALHAARAAGIDAAKIELRQPKGEGKAWTVTEVDRSWPTQVDAVAIAPQSFAVVDQVRFGTFPLIAKLTRWGIDAHMGILFGLPNQLLLAAFGLGLCLTIVLGYRMWWLRRPAAGAQHPVHTLIAAWLALSLPARAVSLLVASALGYCLPVMGVSLAALLLVDVWRWRGQRQSHRDEAPEAAARRAEVRKFRAAVATVAVAVGCVMGRAILGGTVEQFQLPIGAWSAQMVIMQSLMVLLYTLVFTLLLSIPLWYFFLGEKEGR; encoded by the coding sequence ATGCTGAACCTGATCAGACGGCTGCATTTTTATATCGGCCTGCTGGTTGCCCCTTTTATTCTGGTCGCCGCACTGACCGGCACGCTGTATGTGCTAACCCCGCAGCTTGAAGAGGCGCTGTATCGCGATGCGCTTTTCACCGAACCGCACGGACAGGCGAGATCGTTGGCCGACCAAATCGCCGCCGCCCGCCGTGTGGCGGGTGCCGAGACGCGCATTTACGCCGTGCGCCCGGCGCCCGGCGCGACGGATACCACGCGCGTACAGTTCGTGGGAGCCGATCTGGGCGCTTCCGAGTCGCGCGCGCTGTTTGTCGATCCTTACACGCTGGCGATCAAGGGCGACATGACGGTGTACGGCACCTCCGGCGTACTGCCGCTGCGCACCTGGCTGGATAAGCTGCACAGCAGCCTGCTGCTCGGCGATATGGGCCGCAATTACAGTGAGCTGGCGGCATCCTGGCTGTGGGTGGCCGCGCTGGGCGGCGTGGCGCTGTGGCTGGCGACGCGGCCGAAGCGCAAGCTGAAAAGGGCAAAAGGGCGTTTCGCCGCTAACCGCCATTGGCATATCACGCTGGGCGTAGCGCTGCTGGCCGGGCTGCTGTTCTTCTCGGCTACCGGGTTGACCTGGTCGCAGTGGGCCGGCGGCAACATCGACGCGCTGCGGGCCAACCTGGGCTGGCTGACGCCGCAGGTCAACGCCAGCCTGCAGGCCGATGCGCCGCAGACGCCGGCCGATCCGCACGCCGAGCACCGCGGTATGATGCCGGGCATGAAGATGAACCCTGCCGCACAGGCCAATGCGCTGAACGGTGATTGGGATCGGGCGCTGCATGCCGCGCGCGCCGCCGGGATCGATGCCGCCAAGATAGAGCTGCGCCAGCCGAAGGGCGAGGGTAAAGCCTGGACGGTGACCGAAGTGGATCGCAGCTGGCCAACGCAGGTGGACGCGGTCGCCATCGCGCCGCAGAGCTTCGCCGTCGTCGACCAGGTGCGGTTCGGCACCTTCCCGCTCATCGCCAAGCTGACCCGCTGGGGTATCGACGCCCACATGGGCATTCTGTTCGGCTTGCCGAATCAGCTGCTGCTGGCGGCGTTTGGCCTTGGGCTGTGCCTGACGATCGTGTTGGGTTACCGCATGTGGTGGCTGCGTCGCCCGGCGGCGGGGGCGCAGCATCCGGTGCATACGCTGATTGCCGCCTGGCTGGCGCTTTCCCTGCCGGCGCGTGCCGTCTCGCTGCTGGTGGCTTCCGCACTGGGGTATTGCCTGCCGGTGATGGGCGTGAGCCTCGCGGCGTTGCTGCTGGTGGACGTGTGGCGCTGGCGCGGCCAACGGCAAAGCCACCGGGACGAAGCGCCGGAAGCGGCTGCCCGCCGCGCCGAGGTGCGTAAGTTCCGCGCGGCGGTGGCGACTGTGGCGGTAGCGGTCGGCTGCGTGATGGGCCGAGCGATCCTCGGCGGCACCGTTGAGCAATTCCAACTGCCGATCGGCGCCTGGAGTGCCCAGATGGTGATCATGCAGAGCCTGATGGTGCTGCTGTATACGCTGGTGTTCACCCTGCTGCTTTCCATTCCGCTGTGGTATTTCTTCCTGGGGGAGAAAGAGGGGCGGTGA
- a CDS encoding LysR family transcriptional regulator, with protein MKEKDFRIEELRIVRIIAETASVSKAAQLLDMPQSNVSRALTALERRLGLELFLRGPRTLSLTEFGEQFLRRASQLLNEHSDLLDMAGTYKRSMSGVVTLGAPIGIHAFLASYLLPPLLHAAPALTVDLVTRNPDEREKKYGAVFDSDCDLLISFFQPQNESLIARPFTRFRVGLFAAPDYIARTPLKELDELSQHRCITLRMLGGIRNTWSGYNAQGELVQVEINGASVCDNILPAIELAKQGLGIVYAPYYSVAAELDAGTLQPCLARERGIDMQAYLIYRRRGVLPHRVQVTMDSIMESVKLHAHRLI; from the coding sequence GTGAAAGAGAAAGACTTCCGTATTGAAGAGCTCAGGATTGTCCGCATCATTGCCGAAACGGCGAGCGTCAGCAAAGCGGCGCAGCTGCTGGATATGCCGCAGTCCAACGTGTCGCGCGCCCTCACCGCGCTGGAGCGGCGGCTGGGTCTGGAGCTGTTCTTGCGCGGCCCGCGCACGTTGTCACTGACCGAGTTCGGCGAACAATTCTTGCGCCGCGCCTCGCAGTTGCTGAACGAGCATAGCGATCTGCTCGATATGGCCGGCACCTATAAGCGCAGTATGAGCGGCGTGGTCACGCTCGGCGCGCCGATAGGCATCCACGCTTTCCTGGCCAGCTATTTGCTGCCGCCACTGCTGCACGCTGCGCCGGCGCTGACTGTCGATCTGGTGACCCGCAACCCCGACGAACGTGAGAAAAAATATGGCGCAGTATTCGACAGCGACTGCGATTTGCTGATCAGCTTTTTCCAGCCGCAAAACGAAAGCCTGATCGCTAGGCCCTTTACCCGTTTTCGCGTTGGGCTGTTCGCCGCGCCGGATTACATCGCCCGCACGCCGCTGAAGGAGCTGGATGAACTGTCGCAGCATCGCTGCATTACCTTGCGCATGCTGGGCGGCATCCGCAATACCTGGAGCGGCTACAATGCGCAGGGGGAGTTGGTGCAGGTCGAGATCAACGGCGCCAGCGTCTGCGATAACATTCTGCCGGCGATCGAGCTGGCCAAACAGGGCCTGGGCATCGTCTACGCCCCGTACTATTCCGTCGCCGCCGAGCTGGATGCCGGCACCCTACAGCCCTGCCTGGCGCGCGAGCGCGGCATCGATATGCAGGCCTACCTGATCTACCGCCGGCGCGGCGTGTTGCCGCACCGCGTGCAGGTGACGATGGACAGCATCATGGAGAGCGTTAAGCTGCACGCCCACCGGCTGATATAA
- a CDS encoding DUF3313 domain-containing protein: MKVTRTVILPALLLLAACSSAVTEKEKYSTFLTNYNDINKGQSASGKDVLYWKDQSVDFSRYQYLVYQPMIYFPRPKPSEMVSQRALDNILNYTNQQFKQAMGTHFTLVDMPREHTLIFRGAITAIDTQKKGLQVYEVLPITLLIAATQSVTGHRTMESAVYMEGEFIDAATNQPVIKVVRKASGKNLNNEKAQLKVTDVKNAIDTIANDIRQYNTL, translated from the coding sequence ATGAAAGTAACAAGAACGGTGATTTTACCTGCGCTGTTATTATTGGCCGCGTGCTCGTCCGCCGTGACCGAAAAAGAAAAATATTCGACCTTTCTGACCAATTATAACGATATTAACAAAGGCCAATCCGCGTCCGGTAAAGACGTTTTATATTGGAAAGATCAGAGCGTCGATTTTTCCCGTTATCAATATCTGGTGTATCAACCGATGATCTATTTCCCGCGGCCGAAACCGAGCGAAATGGTCAGCCAACGCGCGCTCGACAATATCCTGAATTACACCAACCAGCAGTTTAAACAGGCGATGGGCACCCACTTTACGCTGGTGGACATGCCGCGCGAGCATACGCTGATCTTCCGCGGCGCCATCACGGCGATCGACACGCAGAAGAAAGGGCTGCAGGTCTATGAAGTCTTGCCAATCACGCTGCTGATCGCCGCCACGCAAAGCGTAACCGGGCACCGCACCATGGAGAGTGCGGTTTATATGGAAGGCGAGTTTATCGATGCCGCGACCAACCAGCCAGTGATTAAAGTGGTGCGTAAGGCTTCGGGAAAAAATCTTAATAATGAGAAAGCACAGCTGAAAGTCACCGACGTGAAGAACGCCATCGATACCATCGCCAACGACATCAGACAATATAACACGCTATAG
- a CDS encoding DUF3302 domain-containing protein, with protein sequence MFLNYFALGVLIAVFLILFYGVIIIHDIPYLLAKKRRHPHQDAIHVAGWVSLFTLHAIWPLLWIWATLYRPERGWGMSERPEPSTDLQARIALLETELQRLQEKPTAVPGPTVS encoded by the coding sequence ATGTTTCTTAACTATTTTGCGTTAGGCGTACTGATTGCGGTATTCCTGATATTATTCTACGGCGTCATTATTATTCATGACATTCCTTATTTGCTGGCGAAAAAGCGCCGGCACCCGCATCAGGATGCGATTCACGTTGCCGGTTGGGTCAGCCTGTTTACGCTACACGCCATTTGGCCGCTGCTGTGGATCTGGGCAACGCTCTATCGGCCGGAACGCGGCTGGGGCATGAGTGAAAGGCCGGAACCCTCAACGGATCTGCAGGCGCGCATCGCGCTGCTCGAAACGGAATTACAACGCCTGCAGGAAAAGCCGACGGCGGTTCCCGGCCCCACGGTAAGTTGA
- a CDS encoding HlyD family secretion protein, producing MDLLIILSYVALSYGVFKLFRIPVNKWTVPTAVLGGIVIVGALILTMNYNHPYSDRAQKIAVSVPMVPQVSGMIVEVTQKTNVLLRKGEVLFRLDDSRYRARLTRLEADLAGAEAEIRTRRAALSESAANVQRANAEYERARKDYQRYAKGAAMPVNPFSEQDVSHAQQQYQAQSAALQAAKAQFQQEQARLSGRYDGEDATIASLKSQIAEARYNLEQTVVRAPSDGYVTQVLARPGTTAVRLPFKPVMIFIPQQKRQVVAVFRQNAILRLAQGDQAEVVFNGLPGQVYGGTVSRVLPAIPDGSYQASGALQGLSATPGREGVYVMIDLAANPDLDHLPDGVSAQAAVYTGHFEHVSVMRKVLLRMTSWLHYLYLDH from the coding sequence ATGGATTTGCTCATTATTCTCAGCTACGTGGCGCTGAGCTACGGCGTATTTAAACTGTTCCGCATTCCGGTCAACAAATGGACCGTGCCGACCGCCGTACTCGGCGGGATCGTTATCGTCGGCGCGCTGATTCTGACGATGAACTACAACCATCCGTACAGCGATCGGGCGCAGAAAATTGCCGTGTCGGTGCCGATGGTGCCGCAGGTCTCGGGCATGATCGTTGAAGTGACGCAGAAAACCAACGTGCTTCTGCGCAAAGGCGAGGTGCTGTTCCGGCTCGACGACAGCCGCTACCGCGCGCGGCTCACCAGACTGGAGGCTGACTTGGCCGGAGCAGAGGCAGAGATCAGGACGCGACGGGCGGCGCTCAGCGAGTCCGCCGCCAACGTGCAGCGGGCGAACGCGGAATACGAGCGTGCCCGTAAGGATTACCAGCGCTACGCGAAAGGGGCGGCCATGCCGGTCAACCCATTCTCGGAGCAGGACGTCAGCCATGCGCAGCAGCAGTACCAGGCGCAATCCGCCGCACTGCAGGCGGCGAAAGCCCAGTTCCAACAGGAACAGGCTCGGTTGTCCGGACGCTATGACGGCGAAGACGCCACGATAGCCAGCCTGAAATCGCAAATAGCCGAAGCGCGTTACAACCTGGAACAAACGGTGGTGCGTGCGCCGAGCGATGGCTATGTCACGCAGGTGCTGGCGCGGCCGGGCACGACGGCGGTGCGCTTGCCGTTCAAACCGGTGATGATCTTTATCCCGCAGCAAAAGCGCCAGGTGGTGGCGGTATTCCGCCAGAACGCCATCCTGCGCTTGGCGCAGGGGGATCAGGCTGAGGTGGTGTTTAACGGCTTGCCGGGACAGGTTTATGGCGGCACCGTGAGCCGGGTGTTGCCGGCGATACCGGACGGCAGCTACCAGGCCAGCGGCGCACTGCAGGGCCTGAGCGCCACGCCGGGCCGGGAAGGGGTGTACGTAATGATCGATCTGGCAGCCAACCCGGATCTGGATCATCTGCCCGACGGCGTGAGCGCCCAGGCGGCGGTCTATACCGGGCACTTCGAGCACGTCTCCGTGATGCGCAAAGTGCTGCTGCGCATGACCAGCTGGCTGCATTACCTCTATCTGGATCACTAG
- a CDS encoding primase-helicase zinc-binding domain-containing protein has translation MSAHFVSQTVRTATGHWPVILPALGIALQPNGKPQPCPTCGGKDRFRFDNQDGRGTWFCNQCGAGDGLNLVEKALSLSARAAAEQVAAVMGDNASTLPPAAEAGHSPQDKAEAQRKAARQAQALVAAARPQTGNAYLSAKGWPEAETLTLHGQPLRVGGITFQPGDLLLPLHNAGGEVVNVQLINANGDKRMLAGGQVKAACHTLCGPDNAVIWLTEGYATGLTVHRLTGEAVCVALSANNLAAVAEQLRSHYPDARLLLAADNDRSGTGQTRAAEAATLTGGIPALPPSEGDWNDVYCQQGAESTRAQLQALSQPPQPSPFDTLSDADLKAMSASEKAELLAEHYGNTLAVPPVGEELCRYTRGAWLVLPHRQLSREIAALFQKVRAPFSAAGINSILDTLKLMVPQMGDPARRLIGFRNGVFDTVSGQFSAHRQEHWLRTVNSVDYTPPRAGENLADHAPHFWQWLTRAAGGSHDKQERILAALFMVLANRYDWQLFLEVTGPGGSGKSVMAAIARLLAGADNTTSATIDNLESARERASVVGYSLIILPDQEKWSGDGAGIKAITGGDAVAIDPKYRDAYAAHIPAVILAVNNNPMQFSDRSGGISRRRVILPFPEAIAPEERDPLLLAKITEELAVIVRHLMQRFANPNDARALLQAQQSSAEALEIKRHADPLVDFCGYLTVLGTPEGMMIGNANITPPNPRRYLYHAYLSFMAARGYQHVMNLTAFGQAVPQTLKEYEHTLLKRRTKQGIQTNLILSDDCEADWLPKCGAV, from the coding sequence ATGAGCGCCCACTTCGTATCTCAGACCGTACGCACCGCCACCGGCCACTGGCCGGTGATACTCCCGGCTCTCGGCATTGCCTTGCAGCCGAACGGCAAGCCGCAGCCGTGCCCAACCTGCGGCGGTAAAGACCGCTTCCGTTTCGACAACCAGGACGGGCGCGGCACCTGGTTCTGCAATCAGTGCGGGGCCGGTGACGGCCTCAACCTAGTGGAAAAGGCCCTGTCACTGTCAGCCCGGGCCGCTGCCGAACAGGTGGCCGCCGTAATGGGGGATAATGCCAGCACTTTACCACCGGCCGCTGAGGCCGGTCATTCACCACAAGACAAAGCCGAGGCTCAGCGCAAGGCCGCGCGACAGGCACAGGCTCTGGTGGCCGCTGCCCGGCCTCAGACGGGCAACGCCTACCTAAGCGCCAAAGGCTGGCCGGAGGCAGAAACCCTGACTCTGCACGGCCAACCGCTGCGCGTTGGCGGTATCACTTTCCAGCCCGGCGACCTGCTGTTGCCGCTGCATAATGCCGGGGGCGAAGTGGTCAACGTGCAGCTGATTAACGCCAATGGTGACAAGCGCATGTTGGCGGGCGGGCAGGTGAAAGCCGCCTGCCACACCCTCTGCGGCCCGGACAACGCGGTTATCTGGCTCACTGAAGGCTACGCCACCGGCCTCACCGTGCACCGCCTGACCGGTGAGGCGGTGTGCGTGGCACTCAGCGCCAATAACCTGGCGGCGGTGGCGGAGCAACTGCGCAGCCACTACCCGGATGCACGGCTGCTGCTGGCGGCCGATAATGACCGCAGCGGCACCGGGCAGACCCGCGCCGCCGAGGCGGCCACACTCACCGGCGGTATCCCGGCACTGCCGCCTTCGGAAGGCGACTGGAACGATGTCTACTGTCAGCAGGGCGCTGAGTCCACGCGTGCCCAGCTCCAGGCGCTCAGCCAGCCACCGCAGCCCAGCCCGTTCGACACGCTGAGCGATGCTGACCTGAAAGCCATGAGTGCCAGTGAGAAAGCCGAACTGCTGGCCGAGCATTACGGCAACACCCTGGCGGTGCCGCCGGTGGGGGAAGAGCTCTGCCGCTATACGCGCGGCGCCTGGCTGGTGCTGCCACACCGGCAGCTGAGCCGAGAGATTGCCGCGCTGTTCCAGAAGGTGCGCGCGCCGTTCTCCGCTGCCGGTATCAACAGCATTTTGGATACCCTCAAACTGATGGTGCCGCAGATGGGCGACCCGGCCCGCCGGTTGATAGGTTTTCGTAACGGGGTGTTTGATACCGTCAGCGGCCAGTTCAGCGCTCACCGGCAAGAACACTGGCTGCGCACCGTCAACAGCGTGGACTACACGCCGCCGCGTGCCGGTGAGAACCTGGCTGACCATGCTCCGCACTTCTGGCAGTGGCTGACGCGGGCCGCCGGGGGGAGTCACGACAAACAGGAGCGCATCCTCGCGGCGCTCTTTATGGTGCTGGCCAACCGCTACGACTGGCAGTTGTTCCTTGAAGTGACCGGCCCGGGCGGCAGCGGCAAGAGCGTCATGGCGGCCATCGCCCGGCTGTTGGCCGGGGCCGACAACACCACCTCCGCCACCATCGACAACCTGGAGTCGGCGCGCGAACGTGCCAGCGTGGTCGGTTACTCGCTGATTATTCTGCCCGACCAGGAGAAGTGGAGTGGTGACGGAGCAGGCATCAAGGCCATCACCGGCGGCGATGCGGTCGCCATCGACCCCAAATACCGCGACGCCTACGCGGCGCACATCCCGGCGGTAATTTTGGCAGTCAACAACAACCCCATGCAGTTCAGCGACCGCAGCGGCGGCATCTCGCGCCGCCGGGTGATACTGCCGTTCCCGGAGGCTATCGCCCCCGAAGAGCGCGATCCGCTGCTGCTGGCGAAAATCACCGAAGAGCTGGCGGTCATCGTGCGTCACCTGATGCAGCGCTTCGCCAACCCGAATGACGCCCGCGCACTGCTCCAGGCGCAGCAAAGTTCGGCGGAAGCGCTGGAAATCAAACGGCATGCCGATCCGCTGGTCGATTTTTGTGGTTACCTGACGGTGCTGGGTACCCCGGAAGGGATGATGATCGGCAATGCCAACATCACCCCGCCGAACCCGCGCCGCTACCTGTACCACGCCTACCTGTCGTTTATGGCGGCGCGGGGCTATCAGCACGTGATGAACTTGACGGCGTTCGGCCAGGCGGTGCCGCAGACGCTGAAAGAGTACGAACACACGCTGCTGAAACGCCGCACCAAGCAGGGAATACAAACCAACTTGATATTGAGTGACGACTGCGAAGCGGACTGGTTGCCGAAGTGTGGCGCCGTGTGA
- a CDS encoding DUF5375 family protein, with protein sequence MNTSSCLPIEVRTAVFRRAVAQAYLDTCAFYRVNLGYTLDELQMTIALRLEGHFVRQYGAEDGMDMACTMLSDMVQPDVLVAAPRLTALGQKMMDELCCERLSASQNATVH encoded by the coding sequence ATGAATACCTCATCCTGTTTACCGATTGAAGTCCGTACCGCTGTTTTCCGCCGCGCCGTGGCGCAAGCCTATCTGGACACCTGCGCCTTTTACCGGGTGAACCTGGGGTACACGCTGGACGAGCTGCAGATGACGATTGCCCTGCGTCTGGAGGGGCATTTTGTGCGTCAGTACGGCGCAGAAGACGGCATGGACATGGCATGCACGATGTTGAGTGACATGGTGCAGCCGGACGTTCTGGTGGCCGCACCGCGCCTGACCGCGCTCGGGCAAAAGATGATGGACGAGCTGTGCTGCGAGCGCCTGTCGGCATCGCAGAACGCCACCGTACACTGA
- a CDS encoding host cell division inhibitor Icd-like protein, whose product MRSIKRPGASYGLLPRPALRYSPPAAAKSAAGRRNPCLTMATQHAPRVFFYVAAFVRSFFARWMLCYRSSQSMVAQAGQPSGWPVYIVTGIPTPVWATTIECRNSGGSCYQLTMEAAAMATTLTPTHPTFCFLFAAVRRSALTASPRIVRTVADSERNARRLLARDYVLSFAGRLPVKAAA is encoded by the coding sequence ATGCGATCGATTAAACGTCCGGGGGCGTCTTACGGCTTGCTCCCACGTCCGGCCCTGCGCTATAGTCCCCCCGCTGCCGCAAAATCGGCCGCCGGGCGTAGGAACCCGTGTTTAACTATGGCGACACAACACGCGCCACGCGTGTTTTTTTATGTCGCAGCCTTTGTGCGCTCATTTTTTGCGCGGTGGATGTTATGCTACCGCAGCAGTCAATCAATGGTGGCTCAGGCGGGGCAGCCTTCGGGCTGGCCGGTTTACATAGTTACCGGTATTCCTACCCCCGTCTGGGCTACCACCATTGAGTGTAGGAACTCCGGTGGTAGCTGTTATCAGCTAACTATGGAGGCTGCCGCTATGGCTACGACCCTCACCCCGACTCACCCGACATTCTGCTTCCTGTTTGCGGCCGTACGCCGGTCTGCGCTGACGGCTTCGCCGCGCATAGTGCGCACCGTGGCAGATAGCGAACGCAACGCCCGCCGCCTGCTGGCCCGTGATTACGTGTTGTCCTTTGCCGGGCGTCTGCCGGTTAAGGCGGCAGCATGA
- a CDS encoding helix-turn-helix transcriptional regulator encodes MLTVSTPSPSTLSPVIPGSYTPRERFIRLPEVLYTTGLSRSTVYEMMSRQQFPAQVSLGGKNVAWLASEVEQWMDERIANRHQGAAV; translated from the coding sequence ATGTTGACCGTTTCCACCCCCTCTCCATCCACCCTGTCGCCGGTTATTCCTGGCAGTTACACCCCACGCGAGCGCTTTATTCGTCTGCCGGAAGTGCTCTACACCACCGGTCTATCCCGCTCCACCGTGTACGAGATGATGAGCCGCCAGCAGTTCCCGGCTCAGGTCTCCCTCGGCGGTAAAAACGTCGCCTGGCTGGCCTCCGAGGTCGAGCAGTGGATGGACGAACGTATCGCCAACCGTCACCAGGGGGCCGCCGTATGA
- a CDS encoding ogr/Delta-like zinc finger family protein gives MMRCPLCTHASYTRTSRYITERTKEAYYQCQSLTCSCTFKTVESVDKILCQPIQAQPVDENALPPPEKRTLNRYRRYSSNRPKL, from the coding sequence ATGATGCGCTGCCCGCTGTGCACTCATGCGTCCTATACTCGCACCAGTCGCTATATCACGGAGCGGACGAAAGAGGCGTATTACCAATGTCAAAGCCTTACCTGTTCTTGCACATTCAAGACGGTGGAAAGCGTCGATAAAATCCTGTGCCAGCCGATACAGGCGCAACCGGTCGATGAGAACGCCCTGCCACCGCCGGAGAAAAGGACGTTGAACCGCTATCGCCGTTACAGCAGCAATCGTCCAAAGCTTTGA
- the smpB gene encoding SsrA-binding protein SmpB, giving the protein MTKKKAHKPGSATIAQNKRARFEYFIEEEFEAGLSLQGWEVKSLRAGKANLSDSYVTFRDGEAYLFGATITPLNVASSHVVCDPTRTRKLLLNRRELDTLLGRVNREGYTVVALSLYWKNAWSKIKIGVAKGKKEHDKRDDIKDREWQTAKARIMKHANR; this is encoded by the coding sequence ATGACAAAGAAAAAAGCACACAAACCCGGTTCCGCCACCATTGCCCAAAACAAGCGCGCGCGTTTCGAATACTTCATTGAAGAAGAGTTCGAGGCGGGCCTGTCGCTGCAAGGGTGGGAAGTTAAATCGCTGCGTGCAGGCAAAGCCAACCTCAGCGACAGCTACGTGACGTTCCGTGACGGTGAAGCCTACCTGTTTGGCGCCACCATCACCCCGCTCAACGTGGCTTCGTCGCATGTGGTGTGCGATCCAACGCGTACCCGTAAACTGCTGCTGAACCGGCGCGAGCTGGACACCCTGCTCGGCCGCGTCAACCGCGAAGGTTACACCGTGGTGGCCTTGTCCCTGTATTGGAAAAATGCCTGGAGCAAGATCAAGATCGGCGTAGCCAAAGGCAAGAAAGAGCACGACAAACGCGATGACATCAAAGATCGCGAATGGCAGACGGCGAAAGCCCGTATCATGAAGCACGCCAATCGTTAA
- a CDS encoding type II toxin-antitoxin system RatA family toxin — MPQISRSALVPFSAEQMYQLVNDVHSYPDFLPGCTGSRVLNATSNEMTAAVDVAKAGISKTFTTRNTLLDNQSINMQLVDGPFRKLMGGWQFTPLSEEACKVELHLDFEFTNKLIELAFGKVFKELAGSMVQAFTQRAKEVYSV, encoded by the coding sequence ATGCCCCAGATCAGTCGGTCTGCATTAGTGCCGTTCAGCGCCGAGCAGATGTATCAGTTGGTTAACGATGTTCATTCTTACCCCGATTTTCTGCCAGGCTGCACCGGCAGCCGGGTGCTTAACGCTACCTCCAACGAGATGACCGCCGCGGTGGACGTCGCCAAGGCCGGTATCAGCAAGACCTTCACCACCCGCAATACGCTGCTGGATAACCAGAGCATCAATATGCAGCTGGTTGATGGCCCGTTCCGCAAGCTGATGGGCGGCTGGCAGTTCACGCCGCTGAGCGAAGAGGCCTGCAAGGTGGAGCTGCACCTGGACTTCGAGTTCACCAACAAACTGATTGAGCTGGCGTTCGGCAAGGTGTTCAAAGAGCTGGCGGGCAGCATGGTGCAGGCATTCACCCAGCGGGCGAAAGAGGTCTACAGTGTCTGA
- a CDS encoding RnfH family protein, whose translation MSDIQVEVVYALPERQYLRKVKLAEGSSVEQAIQASGLLELRQDIDLKSNKIGIYSRPAKLGDTLNDGDRVEIYRPLIADPKELRRQRAEKAKK comes from the coding sequence GTGTCTGACATCCAGGTCGAGGTGGTGTACGCCTTGCCGGAGCGGCAGTACCTGCGCAAGGTGAAGCTGGCCGAGGGCAGCAGCGTCGAGCAGGCGATCCAGGCTTCGGGCCTGCTGGAGCTGCGCCAGGATATCGATCTCAAGAGCAACAAAATCGGCATCTACAGCCGCCCGGCCAAGCTGGGCGATACGCTGAACGACGGCGACCGGGTGGAGATCTACCGGCCCTTGATAGCCGATCCGAAAGAGCTGCGCCGGCAACGGGCAGAAAAGGCAAAAAAATAA
- the bamE gene encoding outer membrane protein assembly factor BamE: MRCKTLTAAAVVLVMLTAGCSTFEKVVYRPDINQGNYLTSTDVAKIQKGMTQQQVAYTLGTPMLQDPFGTQTWFYVFRQQPGHEDITQQTLTLTFDSAGVLTDIQNKPALTK, encoded by the coding sequence ATGCGCTGTAAAACGCTGACTGCCGCCGCTGTAGTTCTTGTGATGCTGACTGCAGGCTGTTCTACTTTTGAAAAGGTGGTTTATCGTCCTGACATCAACCAGGGGAACTACCTGACGTCGACCGACGTGGCGAAAATCCAGAAAGGGATGACCCAACAACAGGTCGCTTACACATTGGGCACCCCAATGCTGCAAGACCCGTTCGGGACTCAGACGTGGTTCTATGTGTTCCGTCAGCAGCCTGGCCATGAAGATATCACCCAGCAAACGCTGACGCTGACCTTCGACAGCGCAGGCGTGTTGACCGATATCCAGAACAAACCGGCGCTGACCAAGTAA